The Streptococcus sanguinis genome contains the following window.
TATCGTGGTGTCCTCTCCTTTCTAAATTGTGGCGACGTCTTATTCTTTTTATATCGCGGTGTCCTCTCCTTTCTAAATTGTGGCGACGTCTTATTCTTTTTATATCGCGATATCTTATTCTTTCTACCTCAATGTTTTTTTATGCATATTATATTACAGATATGACTGTAGATCTGTTTTCGGATGAGAAAGATTCAACTATGCGCGCCTTTTTTAGAGCGTATGACGTGACCAAACCCGCTTGGCACTTTTGGTTGATGATCACTGCGGTGTTTATTGGTTCGTGCCTTTCTCTTTATATGGTTTTAAATTTTGTTTTAATACAAGATAGTTTTGATTTAGAAGCTATGGGAACTGAAAATCGTTTTATTATTGCATTTCTTGCGATAATAACATTCGTAATCGGCATTGATCTTGATAAAGTTAGACCAATTGCTATCGGTCTTTTACTATTAGTTATTCAGACGACTTTTTTTGAATGGTACCATTCGCATCGCCTTTCAAAACTGTATGAAAAAGCACAACGGATTTTTGAAATACAACTTCTTTCAAGCAATCCAGACTATGAAGAATTAAAAAAATGTTACTATCATGGTGGTGAGAAGTATAAAGAGAAATTGCTAAGCACAGAGAAATTTTTAGAAGTGATTGTAAAAAATGAATTGAAATCATTAAAAGATTTAAAAACTTATGATGATTATAGGCTTTATAAAGCATATAAGGGAAGAAGTTATTTATAAATAACTTCTCCCCCCAGACCTAAAATAATAATTCCCTCTCACCAGATTTTCTGACAAACTCGCCAGAGTTAAAGTGAGACCGTCAGATTTTCTGATAAGGCATTTTTTAGCAAATTCTATTTGGCAGAAAATCTGGCGAGGATTTTTTGAGTAAAAGACGAACGTTTATTTTTCTGGCAAGCAGTTTTAAAGCAAGAAACTTTTTCAGAAAATCAGAAAAGGTAAAAAAGGAATTAAAGTTAAAATAAATAAAAAATTTAGGAGATTATAGAAATGAAAAAATTTTATGGAATTACTAGTGTAGATGTTCAGATTTTAGAAAACAACGAATTTTTCCAGCTTATGTCCGAGAGTCGGAGCGAGGTTGCGGCATTTATCAAGGAAAATAAGGTGGATGGCGTTTACACAACCAAGCTGGATGAGATGGACAGACTTCTGGAACAGCTTCAGGGCGGACTTCATCAGACTAAGTCCAGCAAGCTGGTGGCTAGTTTGGATCAGGCTGACCGCGAGCGTGATGATGCTTTGGGTACGCTCCAGTCTTTGGTTTGGGCCTTTGCACGGGTCAAGGACGCAGCGACCAAGGAAGCTTACGAGACCCTGTCTCAGCTCCTGAAAAACTACACTGGTCTAGCTGCAACTAGCTTGGAGAAGGAGACCGAGGGCATCAACCACCTACTCCAAGAGCTGAAAAAGCCGGCCTACCAGACAGCACTGGCTAAGCTCCATCTGGAAGCCCATGTCGACAGTCTGGCAGCTGCTCAGAAGGCCTTTGAAAAGGTCTACAAGGAGCGACTGACTGAGCTCAAGGGAAAGACACCGAGCCAGAATAAGAACGTCCGCCTCAAGCTGCAAGAAATCTATGATTTTCTGGTCGATTTCACTGCGATCATTGCCTACGCTTATCCTGAAAGAACTCATGTGGTCAATCTTCGCGACCACCTCAACACTATCCGCAGCCGCTACAAAAAACGCAAACCTACTAAGAAGGTGAAAGAAGAAGTGGCGGAGAGCAACTAGAATATAACTAAATTTGAGTTGAAAAATTGTTAGTGGTCGCATCGGATTTGAAAGGAGTAGAAAATGATAATCAGACTTGCAAGCACAAAAGATTGTCAAGCTATTTATGCCCTTTATCAAAATGAAAAATGGATGTCTTTTACAGAGGAAAAGTGACATCACTATTTTCAACAAATCTGTCCCATTACTTGGTAGTTGAAGAGAACCAGAAAATCCTTGGTTTTGCCCGCTACCTGACAGATGAAGTCATGACGACCTTTTTAGCTGAGATTATCATTGATAAATCCTATCGCGGAAAAGGATTGGGACAGCAGCTGATTGAGGAGATCCACAAAAAATATCCTTTGACACGGATTGAACTCATATCTGAAGCAGATGGATTTTATCGGGCAGTAGGTTTTAAGCCTGTTGGTACAGGATTTAGAAAATCTGAATGAAAGGAGCAAGCCAATGACGCTTGACAATAAACTGGGTCTGACGGATTCGCTTGAACTAGCCAAGATGGAAGAAAAAATCAGCAAGCCCTCACAAAGGACATTCATAACCGCAACTTCTACATGAAGGGCGTAGATCATAGTTACTACTATGAAGGCTATAGCCTATATAAAGCTGAGGAGTTGTGAGAAAAGAAAGTTTGCAGAGGAGTGTTTAGATGACTATTCTTGAAACAGACCATCTGATCTTGCGGGACTTGCAGGAATCAGATTTGCCGGCTTTGATTGCTATGAATCAGGATTCGGAGGTCATGCAGTATTTTCCGAAGCCATATAGCCAAGCGGAGTCCTTGCGGCTTTATCGGGGCATTCAAGATGAAGTTAAGGCCTATGGATACAGTCTTTGGGCTGTTGAAGAAAAGGACAGTCAGGAGTTTATCGGCTTGGTAGGTCTCCACCATTCGGATTTACGGATTTTTGCTGGAAAAGAAGCTGTAGAAATCGGCTGGCGTCTGCGAAAAGAGTTTTGGAATCGTGGTTATGCGACGGAGGCTGCCCAGGCCTGTCTAGACTTCGCTTTCCAGCAAGCTGGTTTGTCAGAAGTTTACTCTTTTACATCCTTACTCAATTTCCCTTCGCAAAAAGTCATGCAAAAGCTAGGCATGGAATTTGTCAAAGAATTTGATAATGAAAAAGTTCCAGCAGACAGTCCGCTTTACAGACATGTCCTCTACAGAATCAAGAGTTTTCATTAAAAAGGCAGGTATTCCCATGAGAACTGAACCCGAAATGCTTGATGTGATTTTGCAAACCGCAAAAGTGCTACAAGTCGACGCTGTCGCCATGTCCGGCTCGCGGACAAATCCGAATGCTCCCAAGGACGAGTTCCAAGACTATGATGTAGTCTACATTGTAGAGGATTTGGATGCTCTGGTGGCTGACCTTGCTTGGTTGGAAGGATTTGGCAAGCGCATGATCGAGCAGCATGTCCTACTAGACCATCGCCGTCTCTACCTCATGCTTTTGGAGGATGGAAATCGGATAGATTTGACCCTTTGCCCAAAGGAGCACATCAAAGAGTGGGTGGATAGCGAAGCGGATTTCACGGTGCTGGATGACTCGCAGGGGCTGTTTGCTCCTTATGCACCGACACCCAAGCGCTATTGGACGACACCAGCTAGTGCGACTGACTTTGATAAATCCTGCAATGAATTTTGGTGGGTGTCAGCTTATGTAGTCAAGGGCATTTATCGAAATCACCTTGTCTATGCGACGGATCATTTGTATGGAATCTGCCAGCAAGAATTGCTCAAGCTTTTAGCTTGGCAAGTGGCAGCAGATAAGGGGACGGTCGATGTTGGCAAGAACTACAAGTACCTCTTTCAGTATTTGCCTGCTGAGAAAGAGAAAGAATTTACAGCCTTGCTTGACTTTTCTGACCAGAAAAAAATCACCAAGTCTCTCTTAGCTACCATGCACTTTTTCCAAAAAGAAGCACAAGCTTTCTCTCGCAAAACCGGTTTCCACTATGACAAAGAAACTGCAGAGAAGATGATTGAGTATGCTGAGGAGAAGTTGAAATAGTTTCAGAGACACTTACAAGATGAAAAAAACTTTGGTTGATAATAGTTATTGAGGTGAAACAGTATGTTGGATTTTATGTTTGGAATATTTGCTATGTTATTCCCATTTCTTCCGATTGTGTCCATAATCTTATCAATATATATTGCCTTACAAAATAATAAACATAGCAAAAGATTTTATGGTTTATTTTTTCCTGTAATTATCACCATGTGTAATATTTGGTTGTTTCCCATAGATCGGACAGATATGTTTCACGATGCTTTAAGGTTTTATTTTTTTCTAATTGATTTTTGTTTACCTATGCTTATTTCTTCCGCGCTCTATCACTCAATACGCTTATATTATTTATACAAATCAATCAAGTGGAGAGTCTTCCCTATAAGTATCTGTTATTTATTCGGTTTAATTTTTCATTATCTTAATACAATGCATTGGGAGGAGCTATTTCGAAGGCAAAAGTTTGTATTTGATATCTTGCTGATATCAACTGCTATAATTTCTTATTTACCTTGTCTATATTTGTACATACTTCAAAGAAGAAAGAACAATCCATAGGTAATAGTTGCTTTTGGTTAATCTAAATAAGTGTTTGTGAATGACTTAAATGCTATCTAAAAATATTTTTCTTAACTACCAATTTTAATGTAAAAATCTACTCTACATTCTTTGAAAGGAGTTGAACACGCCCTAAATACTGTGTGAAAACTCCTTCCCCACCATTTAACAACGTATTTAAACTACAGAAAGGATAGTTTAGTTGCTTATAGTAACTGAACACGGGACTAAGACTTAGGAAAAAAGATAAATCGCTTGGGGTTCATCGAACCCTGCATCGATTTCCTATTTTTCTACAGAAATTTTCGGCAAGCCGAAACGTCCCTTTGTATCTTATGAGTAACATTCAAAACATGTCCCTTGAGGACATCATGGGAGAGCGCTTTGGTCGCTACTCCAAATACATCATTCAGGAGCGGGCCTTGCCGGACATTCGCGATGGCTTGAAGCCTGTTCAGCGCCGTATTCTTTATTCGATGAACAAGGACGGCAACACTTTTGACAAGGGCTACCGCAAGTCTGCCAAGTCTGTCGGGAACATCATGGGGAATTTCCACCCCCACGGCGACAGCTCCATCTACGATGCCATGGTTCGTATGTCTCAGGATTGGAAAAATCGTGAGATTCTCGTTGAGATGCACGGTAACAATGGTTCCATGGACGGTGATCCACCGGCAGCTATGCGTTATACTGAGGCGCGCCTGTCTGAGATGGCTGGCTATCTTTTGCAGGATATCGAGAAAGATACCGTTCCTTTTGCATGGAACTTTGACGATACCGAGAAGGAGCCAACTGTTCTGCCGGCAGCCTTTCCTAATCTCTTGGTCAATGGAGCAACTGGGATTTCTGCTGGTTATGCGACTGATATTCCACCTCATAATCTAGCCGAAGTCATTGACGCGGTCATCTATATGATTGACCATCCGTCGGCCAAGGTGGACAAACTCATGGAGTTTCTGCCTGGTCCAGACTTCCCGACAGGAGCCATTGTCCAAGGCCGTGATGAGATCAAGAAAGCCTACGAGACTGGTAAAGGTCGCGTCGTGGTGCGCTCTAGAACTGAGATTGAAAAGCTGAAGGGCGGCAAAGAGCAAATCGTCATCACCGAGATTCCTTACGAGATTAATAAAGCTGTCTTGGTCAAGAAGATTGACGATGTGCGGGTCAACAATAAGGTGGCTGGCATTGCCGAGGTGCGGGACGAATCCGATCGTGACGGTCTTCGGATTGCCATCGAGCTCAAGAAAGATGCCAATACTGAGCTGATTCTCAACTATCTCTTTAAGTACACTGATTTGCAAGTCAATTACAATTTCAACATGGTGGCTATTGACAATTTTACGCCTCGTTTGGTGGGAATTGTACCAATCTTGACCAGTTATATTGCCCACCGCAAGGAGATCATTCTGGCTCGCAGCCGGTTTGACAAGGCCAAGGCTGAGAAACGGCTTCATATCGTGGAAGGACTGATTCGGGTGCTTTCCATCTTGGACGAGGTAATTGCCCTGATTCGTGCATCAGAAAACAAAGCAGACGCCAAGGAAAATCTTAAAGTCAGCTATGATTTCACTGAGGAGCAGGCTGAAGCTATCGTCACTCTCCAACTCTACCGTTTGACCAATACAGACGTAGTGGTTCTGGAAGAGGAAGAAGCAGAGCTACGCGAGAAGATTGCGATGCTGGCAGCCATTATCGGCGATGAGCGCACCATGTATAATCTTATGAAGCGTGAGCTCCGCGATGTCAAGAAGAAGTTTGGCAATCCGCGTCTCAGCGAGCTGCAGGATACGGCAAACGCCATCGAGATTGATACAGCTAGTCTCATCGTTGAGGAAGAGACCTATGTCAGCGTGACTCGTTCTGGTTATATCAAGCGGACAAGTCCGCGTTCTTTCTCGGCGTCGACCCTAGAAGAGATGGGCAAGCGTGACGATGACCGACTGATTTTTGTTAGTCCGGCCAAGACAACCCAGCACTTGCTGATCTTTACGAGTCTTGGAAATGTCATTTACCGGCCTGTTCATGAGCTGTCAGACATCCGCTGGAAAGAAATCGGAGAACACCTCAGCCAGACTATCAGCAACTTTGATACCAAGGAAGAGGTTATCTATACAGAATTGCTGGATAGCTTTGAGGAGGGCACTTACTTTGCAGCGACCAAGTTAGGTCAAATCAAGCGTGTAGAGCGCAAGGAGTTCAGTCCTTGGCGGACCTACAAGTCTAAGTCGCTCAAGTTTGCTAAACTAAAAAATGAAGAAGATCAGGTTATTGCTCTGGCGCCGATTAAGCTGGATGATGTTATGCTCGTGACCAAGAATGGCTATGCACTGCGCTTCAATATTGAGGAAGTTCCTGTCATCGGAGCTAAGGCAGCTGGGGTTAAAGCCATCAACCTCAAGAAGGACGATGTCCTAGCGGCAGCCTTTATCGCCAATACAGACTCACTTTACCTCCTGACTCAGCGAGGTTCGCTCAAGCGTATGGCAGTCGCAGATATTCCTGTTACCAGTCGGGCAAATCGTGGTCTTCAAGTTCTGAGAGAGCTTAAGACCAAACCGCATCGTGTCTTTGCAGCTGGACCAGTTTATAGCGAAGCACTGGACTTTGATCTCTTTACAACAGAAACAGAAGCCAGTGAGGAGCAGATTTTGCAGGTGCTTTCCAATAAAGGCACTGCTTATGAAATCAATCTGGCTGATCTTAGCCTGTCCGAGCGAACTAGCAATGGCAGCTTCATTTCTGATACCATATCAGACGAAGAAGTCTTCTCAGCTTACATTAAATAATCATCAAACCAGTTCGCAGGAGCTGGTTTTTTCAATTTCTAAAAGTTTGATAGTGGCACAAAAGATTGAATAACAAAATTTTCTGAAAATTGAAAATAATACTTGAAAATATCTTAAAAAGGTGTAAAATAGGGAGTATCTAAAAATGAAGTTTGGAAGAAGAGGAGAAAGACCATGACTGTAAATCTTGACTGGGAAAATCTAGGATTCTCATATATGAAACTACCTTATCGCTATTTAGCTTACTATCGCAATGGCCAGTGGGAA
Protein-coding sequences here:
- the ant(6) gene encoding aminoglycoside 6-adenylyltransferase, whose amino-acid sequence is MRTEPEMLDVILQTAKVLQVDAVAMSGSRTNPNAPKDEFQDYDVVYIVEDLDALVADLAWLEGFGKRMIEQHVLLDHRRLYLMLLEDGNRIDLTLCPKEHIKEWVDSEADFTVLDDSQGLFAPYAPTPKRYWTTPASATDFDKSCNEFWWVSAYVVKGIYRNHLVYATDHLYGICQQELLKLLAWQVAADKGTVDVGKNYKYLFQYLPAEKEKEFTALLDFSDQKKITKSLLATMHFFQKEAQAFSRKTGFHYDKETAEKMIEYAEEKLK
- a CDS encoding GNAT family N-acetyltransferase; this translates as MTILETDHLILRDLQESDLPALIAMNQDSEVMQYFPKPYSQAESLRLYRGIQDEVKAYGYSLWAVEEKDSQEFIGLVGLHHSDLRIFAGKEAVEIGWRLRKEFWNRGYATEAAQACLDFAFQQAGLSEVYSFTSLLNFPSQKVMQKLGMEFVKEFDNEKVPADSPLYRHVLYRIKSFH
- the parC gene encoding DNA topoisomerase IV subunit A, with the protein product MSNIQNMSLEDIMGERFGRYSKYIIQERALPDIRDGLKPVQRRILYSMNKDGNTFDKGYRKSAKSVGNIMGNFHPHGDSSIYDAMVRMSQDWKNREILVEMHGNNGSMDGDPPAAMRYTEARLSEMAGYLLQDIEKDTVPFAWNFDDTEKEPTVLPAAFPNLLVNGATGISAGYATDIPPHNLAEVIDAVIYMIDHPSAKVDKLMEFLPGPDFPTGAIVQGRDEIKKAYETGKGRVVVRSRTEIEKLKGGKEQIVITEIPYEINKAVLVKKIDDVRVNNKVAGIAEVRDESDRDGLRIAIELKKDANTELILNYLFKYTDLQVNYNFNMVAIDNFTPRLVGIVPILTSYIAHRKEIILARSRFDKAKAEKRLHIVEGLIRVLSILDEVIALIRASENKADAKENLKVSYDFTEEQAEAIVTLQLYRLTNTDVVVLEEEEAELREKIAMLAAIIGDERTMYNLMKRELRDVKKKFGNPRLSELQDTANAIEIDTASLIVEEETYVSVTRSGYIKRTSPRSFSASTLEEMGKRDDDRLIFVSPAKTTQHLLIFTSLGNVIYRPVHELSDIRWKEIGEHLSQTISNFDTKEEVIYTELLDSFEEGTYFAATKLGQIKRVERKEFSPWRTYKSKSLKFAKLKNEEDQVIALAPIKLDDVMLVTKNGYALRFNIEEVPVIGAKAAGVKAINLKKDDVLAAAFIANTDSLYLLTQRGSLKRMAVADIPVTSRANRGLQVLRELKTKPHRVFAAGPVYSEALDFDLFTTETEASEEQILQVLSNKGTAYEINLADLSLSERTSNGSFISDTISDEEVFSAYIK
- a CDS encoding beta-carotene 15,15'-monooxygenase is translated as MVQSYIDSIKSPIEEIWGYGQKGTKDKINSLKFLAILDDENYLIQKYKNKWCEYILKLGVLLIIISLLIIIVFWPKKTLLENTSPLLIVPLVFLMTVLVFSLINFCVLFILSLCRILLRFILFILSKLWRCLILFISWCPLLSKLWRRLILFISRCPLLSKLWRRLILFISRYLILSTSMFFYAYYITDMTVDLFSDEKDSTMRAFFRAYDVTKPAWHFWLMITAVFIGSCLSLYMVLNFVLIQDSFDLEAMGTENRFIIAFLAIITFVIGIDLDKVRPIAIGLLLLVIQTTFFEWYHSHRLSKLYEKAQRIFEIQLLSSNPDYEELKKCYYHGGEKYKEKLLSTEKFLEVIVKNELKSLKDLKTYDDYRLYKAYKGRSYL